The Ferrimicrobium sp. region TCAGTTTTGGGGAACTAATTCCCAGAGTCGGTCGGTGGTTCTAGGTTTAAATCTATTCCAGGCCGTTCTGTACTTGATCCCATTCTTAGCGGCGTATTCCGAAAGTTTCATACTATCAGTATGGTACGGTTCGCCACAAACATTCCACAAATCGCCACATAATTATACTACTAGTTCAAACACTATCGCGGGTCTGTTGCCAGATGTCATCAAGATCGATCGAGAGCTAATTACTGATATCGATAGCGAACCCCTGAAGCGCGCACTTGTCGGTGGGCTGATCCAAGCCGTGAGGAGCGAGGGGATCGAAGTTGTCGCGGAAGGGGTCGAGACCGTGGCTGAGCTGAGCTGTGTCATCGACCTCGGTGCGACACTGATCCAAGGTTTTATCTTTGCCAAGCCAGCGGCCCAACCCGATCGTGAAGTCCATTGGCCTGTGTTGTGATCTAGTGCCGGTGGCTACATGAGGAAGAACTCTGGGCTCCTTCGTGGTCGGTCGTGGGATCCCGATCGATGAGCGCGGAACGAGCTGAGCTAGCTTGATGTTTTGTGTCTCGCCTAGTGAAAACCCAGATGATCACAAAGGCGGTCCAGCCCACTGCAATGATGATCCAATAGGAGATCAATCTGTACACCAGCACCGCGGTGATTGCAGCATGGGCTTTGACGGCGAAGGCTACCAGCACCCCACTCAGACTCCCCTCGATCGTTCCGAGGCCCCCCGGTGTGATCGGTAGGATTCCTACGATTTGACTCGCGCTATAGGCTAATACCACGGAACTCCAAGGGATAGCTAGGTGAAGTGCCGGAAAGATGAAGATCAGACAACCGAGATCAAATCCCCATTCCCCAAGTCCAAGCAGCCCGAGCAAGCTCGCGTCGCGTGGACCGATG contains the following coding sequences:
- a CDS encoding EAL domain-containing protein, with translation MVLGLNLFQAVLYLIPFLAAYSESFILSVWYGSPQTFHKSPHNYTTSSNTIAGLLPDVIKIDRELITDIDSEPLKRALVGGLIQAVRSEGIEVVAEGVETVAELSCVIDLGATLIQGFIFAKPAAQPDREVHWPVL